The Elaeis guineensis isolate ETL-2024a chromosome 13, EG11, whole genome shotgun sequence genome includes a region encoding these proteins:
- the LOC109506526 gene encoding uncharacterized protein: protein MSSTLEECSLFAVDCVVVCCCCPCLLLQITASLFIRLPQRMAVKSKKTVLRKLRKRSKKYEYVIGERDKFERGEVLGVQGVHDLIIERKSWAGDRRCFLEADKMWEEFVKEEGLFWFGSFWGTGS from the coding sequence ATGTCCAGCACCTTGGAGGAGTGCAGCTTATTCGCCGTGGACTGCGTCGTGGTATGTTGCTGCTGCCCTTGCTTGCTCCTCCAAATCACAGCGTCCCTCTTCATCAGATTACCACAGAGAATGGCAGTGAAGTCGAAGAAAACTGTGCTGCGAAAGCTTAGAAAGAGATCgaagaaatatgaatatgtgaTTGGAGAGAGAGACAAGTTTGAGAGAGGAGAGGTGTTAGGAGTTCAAGGAGTGCATGATCTTATTATTGAACGGAAGAGTTGGGCTGGTGATAGGAGGTGTTTCTTGGAAGCTGATAAGATGTGGGAGGAGTTTGTTAAGGAAGAAGGGCTATTTTGGTTTGGCAGCTTTTGGGGCACAGGAAGTTGA